Proteins from one Belonocnema kinseyi isolate 2016_QV_RU_SX_M_011 chromosome 8, B_treatae_v1, whole genome shotgun sequence genomic window:
- the LOC117178656 gene encoding uncharacterized protein LOC117178656, giving the protein MSREARDSFYKWYEECVTSEYNYNFKEELRSYCINDVDILRTACLAFRALFLKVANVDPFIESITIASACSKVFRKNDLKADQIGVIPNGGYRRANRQSKKAIEWLLALERDWDIEITHSGRAREFKLPEGCLVDGYFENKEVSTKVVYQFHGCYWHGCPQCFKLNRVKKLGFDKSSESLNDRFERTNAQTDRIRSLGYEVVEKWECSFDKEKIQNDNLRSFLKDHPLLMTDALNPRDAFYGGRTGNTFSYYEAKGKVKISYLDVCSLYPFVSKYGKFPIGHPKVYIGDDCKSLTDVNFDLSNVEGLVKCRVLPPTNKYLPVLPVRMHGELMFPLCNTCCKEQIQSDCPHVNNTNAREIEGTWVSDEIKAAIQEGYQITAIFEIWQYETTQYNKVTKMGGLFVEYMNRFFN; this is encoded by the coding sequence ATGTCTCGTGAGGCTCGGGACTCATTTTACAAGTGGTACGAAGAATGTGTCACATCAGaatacaattataatttcaaagaagaattgaGATCATATTGTATAAATGATGTGGACATTCTTCGTACAGCGTGTTTGgcttttagagcattatttcttaaagtTGCCAATGTCGATCCATTTATTGAGAGCATAACAATTGCATCGGCTTGctcaaaagttttcagaaaaaatgatctAAAAGCTGATCAAATAGGTGTCATACCAAACGGTGGTTATAGAAGGGCTAATAGACAGTCGAAAAAAGCCATCGAATGGTTATTAGCCTTAGAACGCGATTGGGACATTGAAATTACTCATTCAGGCAGGGCACGAGAATTTAAATTGCCAGAGGGATGTCTAGTCGATggctattttgaaaataaagaagtaaGTACGAAAGTAGTTTACCAATTCCATGGTTGCTACTGGCATGGGTGTCcgcaatgttttaaattgaatcggGTTAAAAAGTTAGGTTTCGATAAAAGTTCTGAATCTCTAAATGATCGTTTTGAACGAACAAACGCTCAAACTGATCGAATTCGCTCATTAGGATATGAGGTGGTCGAAAAATGGGAGTGTTCCTTTGataaggaaaaaattcaaaatgataatttacgCAGTTTCTTAAAAGACCACCCACTTTTAATGACTGACGCCTTGAATCCTCGAGATGCATTTTATGGGGGTCGAACAGGTAATACATTTTCGTATTACGAGGCTAAGGGTAAAGTGAAAATATCATATCTTGATGTTTGTTCACTTTatccatttgtttcaaaatatggaaaatttcccATTGGTCATCCCAAAGTTTACATCGGTGATGACTGCAAAAGTTTAACCGATGTAAACTTTGATTTATCTAATGTCGAGGGACTAGTCAAATGCAGAGTATTACCGCCTACCAATAAGTATTTACCTGTTCTGCCTGTCCGTATGCATGGTGAACTCATGTTCCCTTTGTGTAATACTTGCTGTAAAGAACAAATACAGAGCGATTGTCCACATGTAAATAACACAAATGCGCGAGAAATTGAAGGAACATGGGTTTCCGACGAGATAAAAGCTGCGATTCAAGAGGGGTATCAAATTActgccatttttgaaatttggcaGTATGAGACTACTCAATATAATAAGGTCACAAAAATGGGCGgtctttttgtagaatatatgaatcgattttttaactga